The window TAAATTTGCTTTTTTTCTAGCAACAACAAGTCCTGAAGAAACCTTAGCAATTTCGCCAAGCTTCATGTGGTTATCACCTTCTTTTTTGGAGAGATTTGTACAACCACCATATTCTTAGCTTAAGTATATGTAACATTTTCCATAAAGTCAAATATTATTTGTACTATTCAGAAAATATCTTTTTAAAGTAATTTGTTATTTACAATTAATAACTTTGCTTGCAAAACAGATATCTATATCCTATAAAACTATAAAAAGTTCTTTAGCAGAATCAAAAAGACACTCAACTCATTGAGTGCCAAGTGCTTTTGGGTTTGGTGCGGGAGAAGGGACTTGAACCCCCACATCGGTAGATACTAGATCCTAAGTCTAGCGCGTCTGCCAATTCCGCCACTCCCGCATGTTAAAGTTTTTAATGGTGAGCCATCCGCGACTCGAACGCGGGACACCCTGATTAAAAGTCAGGTGCTCTACCGACTGAGCTAATGGCTCATGTACAATGGCTGGGGCGGCAGGATTCGAACCTACGAGTGGCGATTCCAAAGACCGCTGCCTTACCGCTTGGCTACGCCCCAAAATTTCTTGATGAACTGAATATGGGGTGGATGATGGGACTTGAACCCACGGCCCCCAGAGCCACAATCTGGTGCTCTAACCAACTGAGCTACACCCACCATCGGTTACACTTACTAAAATTATATGGTACGCCTGACAGGATTCGAACCTGTGGCCTACGGATTAGAAGTCCGTTGCTCTATCCAGCTGAGCTACAGGCGCTCAAAGACATTTTATGGAGCGGGTGATGGGGATCGAACCCACGCGACTGGCTTGGAAGGCCAGAACTCTACCATTGAGCTACACCCGCTCGGGATGTCGTCTCGCGACTGACAAAATTCATTATACCCTAAATCCAATTTCATGTCAAAGGTTTTTTGGTTTTCTTTTGTTTCTTCGCCTTCAACGGATGTTATTATAACATGATATCCCATCATGTTCAAGATTATTTATTCAAAATATCTGCAAGTATTTTTACAGCCTTTCTAAAAGCTTCCGACCTGTGACTAATTGTGTTTTTAATGTCTGGGTCCAGTTGGGCTAGTGTTTTTTTGTACTGGGGAAGATAAAAAATAGGGTCAAAGCCAAAACCATATTCACCTTTAGGCTCATCAACGATAATACCTTCACAAGTTCCATGAGTTTCAAAATAGTTTCCGGCTGGAGTCATGATACAAATTGCACATCTAAAACGTGCAGTTCTTTTTTCATAGGGAATATCTTTTAATAATGCTAGAAGCTTTTCATTGTTTTTTTTATCATCCCTTGGCTCACCTGCAAATCTTGCCGAATGAATTCCTGGAGCTCCATCCAGATAATCTACCTCAAGGCCAGAATCATCTGCCAGGGTAATAAGATTGGTTTTTGAACACACAGCCTTTGCCTTTATATAAGAATTCTCTCTAAATGTGCTTCCATCCTCAATAATTTCAGGAGCATCAGGAATATCCAACAGTGATATGACATCAACATCAAGAGAGTCTTTTTTAAGCATTGCAGCAAACTCTTTTATTTTACCTTGATTTTGGGTAGCAAGTACTATTTTTTTATGATTTGACATGTGTCTCATCCTTGTTATTTTGGCTCCATATACCTACTTGCTCTGCTATTGGTCCCAGAACATCTTTTTGTATGACTACAAGATCCTGGATTCCCTTTTCCGCTATTTTTAATAAACTATCCATTTCCTGTTTTGTGAAGGGATACTCTTCGGCAGTTCCTTGAATTTCAACTATTCTTCCATCCCCAGTCATAACAATATTCATATCCACCTGGGCATTAGAATCCTCCTGAAAGTTTAAATCAAGCAAAATTTCATCATTGACCTTGCCAACACTAATTGCAGCAAGGTAATCTATAACAGGAATTTTTTTCAGGTCACCCTTCTCAACCAGACTATACAATGCATCTATTAAGGCAACATAACTGCCAGTAATGCTTGCAGTACGTGTTCCACCATCAGCTTGTATTACATCACAATCAAGCCATAGGGTTCTTTCTCCAAGTCCACTTAAGTCTACAATAGATCGCATAGCCCTGCCTATAAGCCTTTGAATTTCCATTGTTCTACCCCCAATTTTACCCCTGGCAGCCTCTCTTATTGTCCTGACTGATGTTGCCCTTGGAAGCATTGAGTACTCGGCTGAAATCCAGCCCTTATTTTCACCCTTTAGAAAAGGGGGAACTTTATCTTCAACTGTTACCGTACATATTACCTTTGTATCTCCCATTTCCATTAGTACTGAGCCCTCAGCAAATTTGTTGTAATTTCTGGTAATTTTTACCTTGCGAAGTTGATCTGCAGCTCTTCCATCATCTCTTGGCATGTTTATTACCTCCTAAATTTCAATTATCATTCCTTCTTCTGCCATGGCAACTCCACTACCATAGCCTTCCTCTATCTCTTTTTTTATATAATCAAGACCATATTCTGGAAAGAAATGACTCGGCAGGAATTGCTTCACCTTTGCTCTCCGGGCTATTTCTCCTGCTTGCTTTGCAGTTAAGTGTCTGCCAACGGCATAACCCTTATTTTTTTCCAATACAGTGGCTTCACAAATGAATAAATCTGCATCCATGGCATAATCTATCAAGCTTGGAAAATATTCAGTGTCCCCTGTATATACAACCCTTTTCCCTTGAGCTGCAATTTCAACACCATAAGCAAGCATAGTATGCTCAACTTTGAAGAATTTTAGTTTCAATGAGCCTACCTGGGCTGTCTTGTATAGATTTTCTTCTGACAAATCTTCTATAATATTAAATTGCAGACCATCCTGGTATGTATCAATTATAGAATACTGTAATGCCGGTTCCCCCGGCAGGTAAACTGGCATTTTTGCTTTGATTTTGTTATATAAAATACCAGACTTTACAGCATTTCTTGCAAGGGGTAAATCTCCACTATGGTCAGCATGGAGATGGGTACAAATAATTGCATTAAGGTTCCAAAAGGATCCGTATTGTTCCAGCTTACTGAAGATGCCATTGCCAAAATCCAAAGCAATTCTTGTACCATTATTTTCGATTAAATATCCGCTGCAGGCCTCATTTCCTTTAGGGTAGGGAGACCATTTTCCTAAAACAATACATCTCATTATTAACCTCCATTAGTGAAAGGGGATACACCCCTAATAAACTACCGGGGAATCTCCCCAATCTGTATCCCTATTTTAACTGCCCTCATTGCCCTTTCAGTATTTGAAACTAATAGGGAATAACCGCTATTTATTGCTTCATCTAAAGAAATAATGCTCTGAACATTGGCACTTACAAAATCTATTCCCTTTTCATAGACTTTTTCATAATTATCCCCTAGTATCCCACCAAAGGCTAAAACAGGAACCCCATATTTTTGTGCTACCTGAGCCACTCCCATGGGAGCTTTTCCATAAGCAGTCTGTTCATCTATTCTGCCTTCACCAGTCAAAACTAAATCAGCATCCTTTACCTTTTCATCAAAATCAACAGCATCAAGGACCAGTTTAATTCCTGGCTTAAGATTGCCTTTTAGAAAGGCTAGTATACCTGCTCCCAGGCCTCCTGCAGCTCCAGCCCCAGGAACATGAAGAACATCAACTCCCATTTGTTCCTTTACTTTATCAGCAAGGTTAGCAAGAGCAGCATCTAATTCTTTAACCATTTCAGGAGAAGCTCCCTTTTGTGGTCCATAGACTGCACTTGCTCCCCTTTCACCACATAGGGGATTGTCGACATCACAGGCAGCAGTGATTTTTGTCTTATTTAATCGGGGATCCATGTTAGCCAAATTAATAGTATGTAAGTCCTTTAAAGCTCTTCCACCAAAGGGAAGCTCACGTCCACAGTTGTCCAGCAGTGATACACCTAAAGCCTGGACCATCCCTGCACCACCGTCATTGGTTGCACTTCCACCTATACCTATAACTATCTCATCACATCCATAATCTAAAGCAGCTTTAATGAGCTGTCCAGTTCCATATGTTGTAGTTATGTATGGGTTTCTTTCCTCCGGTTTTAAAAGAGGAAGTCCCGAAGCTGCAGCCATCTCAATTACTGCAGTTTTACCGTTGCCAAGAATACCAAAAAAGCTTTCCATTTCTCTGCCTAAAGGGTCAAGTACCGTTACATGAATAATCTTACCACCAGTGGCTGTTACCAAAGCCTCCACAGTACCTTCACCGCCGTCAGCAAGGGGTATCTTAATAACCTCACTATCAGCAAAAACCCTTTTAATCCCCTCCTCCATGGCAGAAGCAGCTTCAATTGCTGAGATACTTCCTTTAAAAGAATCTGGGGCAACAACAAATTTCATTAGCATTCCCTCCCGGCCTTTTTACCATATTTTACATCAAACTCAGTAAATTCTCAATGTGACTGTTGAATATTGAAAGCATATACACAGCATCCAATTGCTCCATTATATTGGGGCAGCAGGGGGATTATTACTGAGGCACCTAATTCTTTTTTTAATATTTCTGTCAAGGCAGTATTTTTTGCCACCCCGCCTACAAAGACCAATGGGTTATATCCAATTTTATGGAGCAGGGGCTGTATTCTTTTAAAAATAGTATAGTTAACACCTGCAGCTAATTCCTCCATGGAATATCCTTCAACAATTTTTCCTATTAATTCTGATTCCCCAAAAACGGCACAGGTGGAACTAAGCTCTACAGGATTTTCATAGTATTTGCTTAATTGTTCTAAATTAATTCCCAAAACACCTGCCATATTTTCTAAATAGCGTCCTGAGCTGGCCGCACATTTATCATTAGTAACAAAATCAACCATTTTACCTCCAGCTATCTTAATGATCTTGCTATCCTGACCACCTAAATCCAGGAGAGTAAAGTCATCAAGTCCACATTGATGTACGGCCCCAAGATAGTGGGCTTTTATCTCGGCAATAGCATCCGCTCCGGCCAGCTTGACTGTAAGCTTTCCATAGCCCGTAGACACAACTCTATCACAATTTGGAATATCCAATGAAGAAAAATCAATATATAACTGCTGGTTTCGTTTCACCGCATGGTTTCTATAAAAATTGATTGTATCAAAGGCTGCTGTTTTTATTATTTTATTATGCTCCATTATAGCAACTTTTACATTTCTGCTTCCCAAGTCTATTCCACAAAATAACATGAAATCACCTCAACATTTCAACAAATGCATCTATCCTCATTCTGCTTCTCGCATCAAGTAATCCGGGCCTGTCCCCCTCTAATGTCAAGATTGGAACGTTAATCTTTTCTCGATAAATTAAATCCTCTATTTGTCTGAAGCAAAAACTCTGGGTATAATGTATAATTCCATCCAGCTGCCTCTTTTTTATCTCTATCTGCAGGTCTTCTAACCTGGCAAAGGCGTGATACGGATATGTGTAAAGCAAATATTGATCCACCAGTTCTCTCACTTCAAAGGGCATTGTAAATTGCCTCTGAATCTCATTAAAAACCACCCTGGCCCCTATTTTTTCAATATATTGATACAAATCGGTAAATATGGGAGGAACACCCATAAAACCAAGACGTACCTGTTCTTTTAAAGGTTTGCGCATTTTTACCTCTTTTAAAAACCCCTTAAGTTCATGGTAAAAAGCCTCTGGATCGCCATTAAAGTCACTGCAGCTTACCTGCCAGAGGTGATTTTCAAAGCCAGTCACCTGATTTGACTCCCATGTCAATCTATCCAATTCCCAAACCAGACGTCTTATTCTTTGGAGCTTTTCTCTCCAGGCATCCACTTCCAACCAGCCGACACCCATATAATTCATGAATTTATTCAGCTGGAGCATGAGCATGTCCCTATCTCTATCATAGGGAAATGCAAAGGGAATAATCTGAACTCCCTTTAAATGCAGGGTTTCCATTAATGCATGGGTGTTGCTGCAGTCACCCTGTGTTGCTGCAACAATCTCATGGATTTTGTTTTCAACTGCAACTCCATAGATACCCTTGATCCACCCGCACAGGTTACGAGGATACCCAGCAAGCTCTGCAATTTCTACATAATGGTTGGGTGATGGATCCGTAATGAAAATATTATTCAGATCCAGTGGAACAGCTCCTGCTGCAAAAATGATTTCTGACGGAACTGTTGTTGTTATACCAATTTTTCTCATGTATTCACCTTCTTAACCAACGGCAGCTTTCTTCCCATTAAAACTTCCCCTAACCTCTGAAAATGCTCAGGGTTACCAGTAACGTAAAATTCGTGGTCTTCTGCCTTTATTTTTGAATTTTCTTCTGGAACTTTTTGCAGAAAATATTTTGCCGTCTCTTTAGTTGTTTCGTGGGCAGGGTCCACAAGGGTTATACCTTCACCAATCACCTCTTTTATTAGCTCTGATAGATAGGGATAATGGGTACACCCTAATATTAGAGTATCAATGTTTGTGCCTTTAAGAGGCTCAAGGGTTCTTTTGACTATGTTAAAGGTTCTTTCTCCTGTGACTTCTCCTGTCTCTACCAGGGGTACAAAATCAGGACATGCCAGAGAAATCATTGTTATACCAGGATCTAGTTCCTGAGCTGCTTTTTTATGAGCACCACTTTTTACTGTTGCCTCTGTAGCAATTACGCCAATGCAGCCATTTCTGGTTGTATCTAATGCAGCCCTAACTCCCGGTTCAATTACACCAATTATGGGGTTTGAATATTTTTGCTGAAGAAAATCCAGGGCTACTGCAGAGGTACTATTACATGCATCAACAATTATTCCACAATCCTTACTCAGTAAGAAATGGGTAATATCATCTGCAAAGCTTCTTAGTTCTTCTGCAGTTCTACCTCCATAGGGAACCCTGGCAGTGTCTCCAAGATACACTATTTTAGCCTGAGGAATTTTGACAAATATTTTTTCAACTACTGACAAGCCACCTAACCCGGAATCAAATATGCCTATGGGCTTACTGTTTAGCAAGGAAATAACGCCTCTCTTCCTTTATGAAAAATGTGAAGCAAGACTATAAATCTATTTTATGTTTATTTCTTAATGAAAAACACAGTTTTATGCGCATTTTGAAAATAATAAATTACTAAACCATTTTAGCATTTAGAAAACCTATGTCAATATAAAACAAGAAACAAGACAGAGGAACCGTCCCCCTGTCTTGTTAATTGTAGTATCTTTCTATTCCTTCTGCAATACCCCTGGCAATTCTAGCTCTGAAGGTTGGATCAGCCAGGAGTTTTTCCTCTGTGGGGTTTGAAATAAAGGCAGTTTCTACTAGTATGGAAGGCATATTAGTTTCTCTTATTACTTTAAAAGAGCTCTGGATAATACCCAGATTCTGCCTTCCTCCATGGGCTACCATGGACTGTTGAACTAGCTGGGCCAGCCTGATTCTTTGTAAACGCTGAGGCCCTAATTTTGGATCATTTGCAGGAGCATAGTAGTAAGTAGAAGTTCCATTAACATTGCGATTAAGTGATGCATTAGCATGTACACTAATATATAAATCAGCATTGACTGAGTTGGCAAGCTGCACTCTGCCGTCAAGGGTTAAGGTTGTGCTGGGACTATTTCTAGTTAGTATTACCTTTGCTCCCTTTTCTGTAAGCATGGCAGCCAACCTGTTGGAGATGTCCATTACTACTTCTCTTTCAGCTAAACCTGTAGGACCAATTGCACCTGGGTCAGATATTCCAATACCATTAATAGTACCATGACCAGGATCTATTACAATAAGTTTTCCAACTAGTGAACCCCTTTGAAACAGGAAGGTAATTTCATTTTCACCCTGTCTGCTAAGTTCTGTCATGCCAATTGGTGCTTTTAGCTCTAACACTATCCTCCCAACATTTTCCGAGAACTGGCCTACCCTGATTTTATCTATAAAAGGATTGTCCAGGACTAAATTCTCCATTTCATTGGTTGGCAGGTCCAATGTAACACCTTGAACATCAATGACAATTCTATATGGATTTTCTAGGTACATTGTACTATAAAACAGTCCCCTGTTGCCTTTTAATGTTACGAAGAAAGCTTCATTCTGTTCTTCATATTCTAAACCCACCAATGCCGGATAGGTAGGGTTTTGGTCATTTCCACTGAAGGACACCACTCTGCCCGTTCCCCGTGACACTTGACCATTTCTGTCATCTCTAATAGCCTGCAGGGATACATATTGCCCGGCAATCCACCCTTCAATTCCATTGGTGGTTTTAACATAATACCAACCATTGGTTTCATTAAGGATCTCAAGCATATCTCCAAGGACTGTTCTTTCGAGTATATCAAAAGAGGTTCCTGGACCCTTACGAAGGTTTACAACATTTCCAGTTACAATGGCCATTTGCTTTTCATCGCCGCTCCAGCCAGAATCCCCATCCTGTGAGAAGTTATCCTTTAGAATAACTAACCACCCGGCAATCCAACCCGGTTTTCCATTATCTAATGTCACCTGGTGCCATATTTTCCCTTCACTATCATTTGCCGAACTCATTATTTTAAACTCCTTGCCAAAGGAGGCTTGTCCAACCAATGAATGTTCTGTACCGGGACCTGAGCGTACATTTAAAGTAGTGCTTGTTACAACTGCAATATTGCCCTGGGGCTGCTTGCTGGCTGCTGTAGTAATTACCACCATTCTATTGGAAGTCTGCCATTCTACATTGGCCCCAAAGGACTCACTAATAAACCTCAAGGGTACCATTGTTCTTCCATTAACTAATTCTGCCTGTGTATCCATTGTTACAGTAATGCCATTTGCCTTTGCATCTCTCCTGCCAATCCAAAGTTCAATTTCCTGACCCTGGTTCCTTAGGGTTACCTTTTGTTCGGCTGGTATCCAATTTACCTGAGAGCCAAGCTCCTCACCTATAAAGCGAATGGGAACCATTGTTCTATTTTGGGCATTAACAAAAGGCTGTACATCAAAGCTTACATTCCTGCCATTTACAGATACACCTATATTGCCTGAAGCTGTATTAGTAGATGTGCTGGTGGTGGTGTTTATTCTAATAAACTCCTTGGAAATCCAACCGGTTTTCCCGTTACTTAGCCTTACCCTGCACCAACCATTACTTTCTTCTAAAACAGCAACCTTGCTGCCCTTGGGTACCTGGTCAACTATGGCATGACTAGTGCTGGGACCGGCTCGCACATTTACCAGATTCCCTGTAATGGTACCTTCTGCTCCACTTGCTAGAGCTATATTTGCCGGTATTATTAAAGCTGTAAATATAACCACTACTAATAAATATGTAATATACTTATATAAGGATTTTTTCTCCAATTTAACATCACTCCCAATGATATAGACGTAAGTCATGCTGCTTTTGTTGCATCTTTTAGATAATACGTTTTATATTTCGTGATTTTATAGGTATTTCCTGCAAATTTTGCCTTTTTTTAAATTGGAAAAATAGACCAAGGCATTAAAACCAAAGAAAAAACCGGCTATTTTGCCGGTGTGCTTTCTTCATTTATTCTTTATGGCCCATATTCAAAGCTTGAAGAGATGGCCTGGGTAAGATCCATATGACCCGTCAAAGTTTCAACATATTGACCTTCAACTAAGAACTGAACTCTATCAACTGTTGGGAATTGAGTAAGGGTATTTACTATGGAATAAACAGTTAAGGTTTCAGCACTTGTTCCACCTATATGGTTAGTTATCAATTCTTTTGAAAAGTCAACAATAATTAAACCATCACTTTTTACGTTAATGTCCTTTAATACTGTTCCTACTGGGATAGTTGGCAGAAGATCACTATCCATGCTGGGGCCTTTAATTAACTCATTGATGGTTGCCCTTGCAATACCTTCAACTTTATTAATTTCTCTTTCTTCAACTATAAGTTTTTGACCCTGACTATCACTAAACCACAACTGGACAAATATGGTTTCCCCTGGTTCTTGAACTGGGTTTTCTGAAGCAATGGGAACCTCCTGAAACTGATTTTCTTGTGGAATATCAATTGTTATTGTTGGCTCTCCATCACCTCTGAATTTTTCTTTTAATGAAGTTAAGGTATTTATTGCACCACATCCACTAATTAAAAGCATAATGGAGACAATAAGAACAATTACAAAAACCTTTTGTTTACTGGATTTAATTAACACAAAAAATCCTCCTTTCCTTAAAATGTTTTATCATAGTACATGTTTATCCTTGGAAGGAGGAATTTATTACTATTTTTTGTTGGCTTTTAATATCAATAGCTAAAAGGATTTTTGCTTTAATTGAAGAAATAAAAAGAAAAACTAATAATTATTGGAGGTCACATGATGAAATTAAAGGCTCTAATTGTTGACGATGAGTATCCTGCTAGAATGGAATTACGATATTTATTGGAAGAGTTCTCCAATGTTGAAGTCATTGGGGAAGCTGCCAATGCTGCTGAGGCCCTCCAGCTCATAAATGCACTGGACTATTCCATTATTTTTTTAGATATTAATATGCCTGGAGCCAGTGGCCTTGAGTTGAGTAAACAGATAAAAGATAACCCCAAAAAGCCTGAAGTTATTTTCGTAACAGCTCACGAAGAATACGCACTAGAAGCTTTTGGGGTAGATGCTGTTGATTATTTGCTTAAGCCAATCAATCCTGTAAGACTGAAAGAGGCTTTAGCCAAGACTGAGAACAGAATTGCCAAAAATAAAGCTGCTTTTACACAGCCTAAAATGGAAGCTGCTGCTCATCTTGACATTATTCCCATTGAAAGCCAGGGTAAAACAGTTCTTTTAAAGCATGCTGATATTATCTACGTAAATGCCCAGAATGACTACTGCACCTTTAAAACCTTTGATAAACATTATCTATCTAGATTCACCCTAAAAGAACTGGAAACAAGACTCAATAAAACTCTTTTCTTTCGCTGTCACCGTTCTTACCTTGTGAACATCAAGAGAGTTCGTGAAGTAACTCCCTTATATAATGGGACACTTTTACTAACTGTAGATGATAAGGAAAAAAGTGAAGTACCAGTTAGCAGATCCCAGGCCAAGCAAATAAGACAAATATTAGGAATGTAATGGTTTTGCATAGGCAAGACAGGCCAGGGCTATGGAGTTAAGCTTGCCTTCTGAACTCTCGGCCCTTGAAGTCAAGACTATGGGGTTAGTTGCACCCAGTACAATACCAGCCATTTTTGCTCCAGCAAAATAAATTAGGGCCTTGCCGAGGGCATTGCCAGTTTCTATGTTTGAAACCAGGAACAGGTCTGTTTTACCTGTAATTTGACTCTTGATTCCCTTGTGTTTGGCAGCATCTGGGTTTACAGCTACATCAAGGGCAATGGGTCCTTCTACTATGCCGTTTGGAAGCTCACCCAGCCTGCCCATTTCTGCCAACTCCCTGGCATCAACAGTTGCCGGCATTTTTGAGTTGACCTGTTCGTTAGCTGTGAGAATTGCCACATTGGGTTTCTCAAGTCCCATAAAATTTAATGCTAAAAGGGCATTGACTAGAATGTCTTTTTTTTCATTTATATTTGGGGCTATATTTATTCCTCCATCTGAAAGATATAATAATCTATCCCATGATGGAATTTCAAAAACCCCTAAATGACTTAATAAACGTCCTGTTCTTAAGCCCTCCTCCCTATGCAGGACGGCTTTTAAGAAGGTGCTGCTGTTTATAAGCCCCTTCATAAGTATCTGGGCTTGACCATTTTTCACCAGGGAAACAGCTTTTAAAGCAGCTTTTTCTTCATCAGGTTCATCTATAATCTTATAGCCGTCACTCAATCCAACGGTTTTTAAAATGGGCCCTATTAGCTTTGCATTCCCAACAAGGATGGCGGAAACTAAGCCTGCTTCTCTAGCAGCTCTTACAGCTTCAAGTACATCCTTGTCCTGGGCCACAGCAACGCTAATTACATAATTACCCCTGCTTTTAGCTGTATCAAGGATTTCTCTAAAATTATGGTACAAAGGTTAAACCTCCTTGAGAAAACCATTTAATACTCTTTAGCTTTTTCTTCTTTTTTAAGCACCCTTAATGCTCCCATTGCCAAAGATTCAAGCTCCTCCTCACCTGGTTCAAGAACCACAGGAGCAATAAATTTTACTCGTCTGATGATTTCATCAGTAATTCTTTTGGAATGGGCCATGCCGCCTGTAATTATGATACTGTCAACCTGACCCTCTAAAACAGCAGACATGGCGCCTATTTCCTTACTAATCTGGTAGGAAAGGGCGCTTAGTAAAAGCCCAGCTTTTTCGTGGCCTTCTGCTGCCATTTTTTCCACTTCTCTAATATCCTTGGTTCCAAGATAAGCATATAAGCCGCCCTTAGTCATGAGTTTTTCCTTCATTTCTTGATGGGTGTACTTGCCTGAATAGCATAAGTTCATGAGTTGGGTTGCAGGAAGCCCTCCACATCTGTCAGGAGCAAAGGGCCCCTCCTCAATAGCATTATTTACATCAATCATCCTGCCATTTTTGTGGGGAGCAACAGAAACACCGCTGCCTAAATGTGCTACTACAAAGTTCATATCTTTATATTGCTTGCCCATTTTCCTTGCCACCTTGTGGGCAACAGCCTTCATATTGAGAGCGTGTGACAAACTGGTCCTTTCAATATCCGGCAGTCCTGAAATTTTTGCTGCAGGATCCATTTCGTCAACAGCTACCGGATCCACAATATAGGCGGGAATATTTAACCTGGCAGCAATACCATGGGCAATAGCTGCTCCTAGATTTGACGCATGCTCCCCCCTCCTTGCTTCCCTCAGGTCCTTAAGCATGGCCTCGTTTACAATATATGTTCCTCCCGCTATAGGCTTTACCAATCCACCACGCCCAACAACTGCATCCAGTGAATTAATTTCAATATTGGCATCAGCAAGCTCTTTTAAAATAATATCTAGACGATAAGCGTACTGATCAAATACCCTTTCAAAAGCCTCCAGATCTGCTGAGGTATGCTCAACAGTCCTCTTTAAAACTGGTTCCTCATCCAGGAATACAGCAAATTTTGTTGAAGCAGCTCCTGGATTTATGGTGAGAATTCTTTTTTTTTCAACCAAAACAATTTAACCCACCTTTCATGAACTCCTGTTTACATATTAAACAGGATTATTGGCTGCATCAATGGAGTTTTTGAAAATCTTAGAGGATTACCTGGATGCTGGTATCTTGGAAGGTCTTGGATCAACAAAGTAAACTATGAAAAATGCTATCAGGCCTATTGGCCAGGCCAAATAAATTGGATGAGGTACTATCCTAATAGCAGGAACAAACTGCCAGATTGCCAGGTAGATGATACCAATTAA of the Desulfitibacter alkalitolerans DSM 16504 genome contains:
- a CDS encoding XTP/dITP diphosphatase, coding for MSNHKKIVLATQNQGKIKEFAAMLKKDSLDVDVISLLDIPDAPEIIEDGSTFRENSYIKAKAVCSKTNLITLADDSGLEVDYLDGAPGIHSARFAGEPRDDKKNNEKLLALLKDIPYEKRTARFRCAICIMTPAGNYFETHGTCEGIIVDEPKGEYGFGFDPIFYLPQYKKTLAQLDPDIKNTISHRSEAFRKAVKILADILNK
- the rph gene encoding ribonuclease PH codes for the protein MPRDDGRAADQLRKVKITRNYNKFAEGSVLMEMGDTKVICTVTVEDKVPPFLKGENKGWISAEYSMLPRATSVRTIREAARGKIGGRTMEIQRLIGRAMRSIVDLSGLGERTLWLDCDVIQADGGTRTASITGSYVALIDALYSLVEKGDLKKIPVIDYLAAISVGKVNDEILLDLNFQEDSNAQVDMNIVMTGDGRIVEIQGTAEEYPFTKQEMDSLLKIAEKGIQDLVVIQKDVLGPIAEQVGIWSQNNKDETHVKS
- a CDS encoding MBL fold metallo-hydrolase; amino-acid sequence: MRCIVLGKWSPYPKGNEACSGYLIENNGTRIALDFGNGIFSKLEQYGSFWNLNAIICTHLHADHSGDLPLARNAVKSGILYNKIKAKMPVYLPGEPALQYSIIDTYQDGLQFNIIEDLSEENLYKTAQVGSLKLKFFKVEHTMLAYGVEIAAQGKRVVYTGDTEYFPSLIDYAMDADLFICEATVLEKNKGYAVGRHLTAKQAGEIARRAKVKQFLPSHFFPEYGLDYIKKEIEEGYGSGVAMAEEGMIIEI
- a CDS encoding glycerate kinase; amino-acid sequence: MKFVVAPDSFKGSISAIEAASAMEEGIKRVFADSEVIKIPLADGGEGTVEALVTATGGKIIHVTVLDPLGREMESFFGILGNGKTAVIEMAAASGLPLLKPEERNPYITTTYGTGQLIKAALDYGCDEIVIGIGGSATNDGGAGMVQALGVSLLDNCGRELPFGGRALKDLHTINLANMDPRLNKTKITAACDVDNPLCGERGASAVYGPQKGASPEMVKELDAALANLADKVKEQMGVDVLHVPGAGAAGGLGAGILAFLKGNLKPGIKLVLDAVDFDEKVKDADLVLTGEGRIDEQTAYGKAPMGVAQVAQKYGVPVLAFGGILGDNYEKVYEKGIDFVSANVQSIISLDEAINSGYSLLVSNTERAMRAVKIGIQIGEIPR
- a CDS encoding acyl-CoA dehydratase activase, whose protein sequence is MLFCGIDLGSRNVKVAIMEHNKIIKTAAFDTINFYRNHAVKRNQQLYIDFSSLDIPNCDRVVSTGYGKLTVKLAGADAIAEIKAHYLGAVHQCGLDDFTLLDLGGQDSKIIKIAGGKMVDFVTNDKCAASSGRYLENMAGVLGINLEQLSKYYENPVELSSTCAVFGESELIGKIVEGYSMEELAAGVNYTIFKRIQPLLHKIGYNPLVFVGGVAKNTALTEILKKELGASVIIPLLPQYNGAIGCCVYAFNIQQSH
- a CDS encoding 2-hydroxyacyl-CoA dehydratase family protein, which codes for MRKIGITTTVPSEIIFAAGAVPLDLNNIFITDPSPNHYVEIAELAGYPRNLCGWIKGIYGVAVENKIHEIVAATQGDCSNTHALMETLHLKGVQIIPFAFPYDRDRDMLMLQLNKFMNYMGVGWLEVDAWREKLQRIRRLVWELDRLTWESNQVTGFENHLWQVSCSDFNGDPEAFYHELKGFLKEVKMRKPLKEQVRLGFMGVPPIFTDLYQYIEKIGARVVFNEIQRQFTMPFEVRELVDQYLLYTYPYHAFARLEDLQIEIKKRQLDGIIHYTQSFCFRQIEDLIYREKINVPILTLEGDRPGLLDARSRMRIDAFVEMLR
- the murI gene encoding glutamate racemase: MLNSKPIGIFDSGLGGLSVVEKIFVKIPQAKIVYLGDTARVPYGGRTAEELRSFADDITHFLLSKDCGIIVDACNSTSAVALDFLQQKYSNPIIGVIEPGVRAALDTTRNGCIGVIATEATVKSGAHKKAAQELDPGITMISLACPDFVPLVETGEVTGERTFNIVKRTLEPLKGTNIDTLILGCTHYPYLSELIKEVIGEGITLVDPAHETTKETAKYFLQKVPEENSKIKAEDHEFYVTGNPEHFQRLGEVLMGRKLPLVKKVNT